One genomic segment of Intestinimonas butyriciproducens includes these proteins:
- a CDS encoding SLOG family protein — protein sequence MTRGLACAIIGHRPTRFRFKYDENNNGCKRIKKRIRDQLIQLYEQGFRQFWVGGALGVDMWAGEILLRLKEQPEYSEIQLKIALPFEGHDTDWEDRSRSRMSFLIRHSAETVIVGNKEAPPAVNYRRRNEYMVDRAGYLLAVYDNDRSIRSGTGMTVNYARKKGLPITLIHPDKATISKEKPER from the coding sequence ATGACAAGGGGACTTGCCTGTGCCATCATCGGCCATAGACCGACACGCTTTCGCTTCAAATATGATGAAAACAACAACGGCTGCAAGCGGATCAAGAAACGCATCCGGGATCAGTTGATCCAGCTCTATGAGCAAGGCTTTCGCCAGTTTTGGGTAGGCGGCGCTCTGGGCGTGGATATGTGGGCCGGGGAGATATTGCTGCGGCTCAAAGAACAGCCGGAATATAGCGAGATCCAACTGAAGATCGCTCTGCCCTTTGAGGGCCACGACACAGACTGGGAAGATCGCAGCCGCAGCCGTATGTCTTTTCTGATCCGACACAGTGCGGAAACGGTTATCGTGGGTAATAAAGAAGCGCCCCCGGCGGTCAATTACCGGAGACGCAACGAGTATATGGTGGACCGTGCAGGCTACTTACTGGCAGTCTATGACAACGACCGTTCTATCCGCAGCGGAACGGGAATGACCGTCAACTATGCCAGAAAAAAGGGGCTACCCATCACTCTGATCCACCCGGATAAGGCAACGATATCAAAAGAAAAACCTGAACGATGA
- a CDS encoding helix-turn-helix domain-containing protein — protein MENLSYAIGYYRKKKGYSQEQLAEILDISRQHLASVEAPGMSHGLSLDLLFRIATVLEVEPYLLLKFRLEK, from the coding sequence ATGGAAAACCTGTCTTATGCTATCGGATACTATCGCAAGAAAAAGGGATATTCCCAGGAACAGTTGGCAGAGATCCTTGATATTAGCCGCCAGCATCTCGCGTCCGTTGAAGCGCCCGGCATGAGTCATGGCCTGTCTCTGGATCTGCTGTTTAGGATAGCCACCGTCCTTGAAGTGGAGCCGTATCTGCTGCTGAAATTTCGACTTGAGAAGTAA
- a CDS encoding helix-turn-helix domain-containing protein — MSYFGTIYADTELPSRAKAVYMYLRDRSDAEGKCWPGIKTIASDMKLSRSTVKRALHDLEQHGYLKKASRHRPNGSSTSNLYTVK, encoded by the coding sequence ATGAGTTACTTCGGAACGATTTACGCCGACACTGAGCTTCCCTCCAGAGCGAAGGCGGTCTATATGTACCTGCGGGATCGCTCCGATGCCGAGGGAAAGTGCTGGCCGGGCATTAAGACCATTGCCTCGGACATGAAGCTGTCCCGCTCCACGGTCAAGCGGGCGCTGCACGATCTGGAGCAGCACGGCTATCTGAAAAAGGCTTCCCGGCACAGGCCGAATGGGAGCAGCACCTCCAATCTCTATACCGTGAAATAA
- a CDS encoding type IV secretory system conjugative DNA transfer family protein, with the protein MPHQVLILLAAGGLMFLVIGCLAALSHYYTLSGIKSKTVGDGQHGTARWATAKEIRQTYAHVPFEVKKWRSGQNLPTEQGLVLGCKGKKGELTALVDSDDIHCLMIGASGIGKTAYFLYPNLEYACASGMSWLALDSKGDLARNYGAIAKNCYGYQNVAVIDLRNPTRSDGNNLLTLVNRYMDIARSDPNNLAARAKAEKYAKILSKTIVNPDGDDSNRGQNAFFYDAAEGLLTSVILMLAEFLPPDKDHPQERRHIVSVFKLVQDLLEPSRVKGKSHFQLLMAKLPPDHKARWFAGAALNSAEQAMASVMSTVLSRLNAFLDSELEQILCFDSAIDAEKFASEKSAIFLILPEEDTTKNFMAGLMIQNLSRELFAVADENGGKLKNRVVLFCDEFGTMPPFDILPLFSAGRSRRLTLVPIIQSLAQLEKNYGKEGREIIQDNCQDTIFGGFAPNSQTAEVLSKALGSRTVLSGSVSRGKNDPSQSLQMMERALLTPDELKSIPKGSFIVMKTGTHPMRTRLQLFLNWGITFGEPYVVPERANRAVAYANRVDLERNLPQLSEPEEMNESRGYAVSSRGGIAHAPAQERAVKRGKQMKTFGEEER; encoded by the coding sequence ATGCCACACCAAGTCCTGATTTTGTTGGCCGCCGGCGGGCTGATGTTTCTGGTCATCGGCTGTCTGGCCGCCTTGTCCCACTACTATACCCTGAGCGGGATCAAATCCAAAACGGTCGGCGACGGCCAGCACGGCACCGCAAGATGGGCCACAGCCAAAGAGATCCGGCAGACCTATGCCCATGTCCCCTTCGAGGTGAAGAAATGGCGCAGCGGCCAGAACCTGCCCACGGAGCAGGGGCTGGTGCTGGGGTGCAAGGGAAAGAAAGGCGAACTCACCGCCCTCGTGGACAGCGATGACATCCACTGCCTGATGATCGGCGCTTCCGGCATCGGCAAGACCGCCTATTTTCTCTATCCCAATCTGGAGTACGCCTGCGCCAGCGGCATGAGCTGGCTGGCGCTGGACAGCAAGGGCGACCTCGCCCGCAATTACGGCGCCATTGCCAAGAACTGCTATGGGTATCAGAATGTGGCCGTGATCGACCTGCGAAATCCCACCCGCTCAGACGGTAACAATCTGCTGACGCTGGTCAACCGGTATATGGACATTGCCCGGAGTGACCCGAACAATCTCGCGGCCCGGGCCAAGGCCGAGAAATACGCCAAAATCCTGTCCAAGACCATCGTCAATCCGGACGGCGATGACAGCAACCGCGGCCAGAACGCTTTCTTCTACGATGCGGCGGAAGGGCTTCTCACCTCGGTCATCCTGATGCTGGCCGAGTTCCTGCCGCCCGATAAAGACCACCCCCAGGAGCGCCGCCATATCGTCTCCGTGTTCAAGCTGGTGCAGGATCTGCTGGAGCCCAGCCGTGTCAAGGGCAAGAGCCACTTCCAGCTCCTGATGGCAAAACTGCCGCCGGATCACAAGGCGAGGTGGTTTGCCGGTGCCGCCCTCAACAGCGCCGAGCAGGCAATGGCCTCCGTCATGTCCACCGTGCTGTCCCGCTTGAATGCCTTTCTGGACAGCGAGCTGGAGCAGATCCTGTGCTTCGACAGCGCCATTGACGCTGAGAAGTTTGCTTCGGAGAAGTCTGCCATCTTCCTGATCCTGCCGGAAGAAGACACAACCAAGAACTTCATGGCCGGTCTCATGATCCAGAACCTGAGCCGGGAGCTGTTCGCTGTGGCCGATGAGAACGGCGGCAAGCTGAAAAACCGGGTGGTGCTTTTCTGTGACGAATTCGGCACCATGCCCCCGTTTGATATACTGCCCCTTTTCTCCGCTGGACGCTCTCGCCGGTTAACGCTCGTGCCGATCATCCAGTCCTTAGCGCAGCTCGAAAAAAACTACGGGAAAGAGGGCCGCGAGATCATTCAGGACAACTGCCAGGACACCATCTTCGGCGGCTTTGCACCCAACAGCCAGACCGCCGAAGTGCTGTCCAAAGCCCTGGGCAGCCGCACCGTCCTCTCCGGCTCGGTGAGCCGTGGCAAGAACGATCCCAGCCAGAGCCTGCAGATGATGGAGCGCGCCCTACTGACGCCCGACGAGCTAAAATCCATTCCCAAGGGCAGCTTTATCGTCATGAAAACCGGCACTCATCCCATGCGGACCCGGCTCCAACTCTTCTTAAACTGGGGCATTACCTTCGGGGAGCCGTATGTGGTGCCGGAGAGAGCCAACCGAGCGGTGGCCTATGCCAACCGGGTGGATCTGGAGCGGAATCTCCCGCAGCTCAGTGAGCCGGAGGAGATGAACGAAAGCCGCGGCTATGCGGTATCCAGCCGGGGCGGCATCGCCCATGCTCCGGCTCAGGAGAGGGCTGTAAAAAGAGGAAAGCAAATGAAGACATTCGGAGAGGAGGAACGATGA
- a CDS encoding DUF3991 and toprim domain-containing protein — translation MSTYIHFTEKQKQRAASVDLEEFLRCRGEKLLASGREKRLARDHSVTIRGNEWYDHAEERGGHAVSFVQRFYHLSYPEAVTMLLGGELGTVYPSAEERVDEPPKPFVLPPANSNMRRVYAYLVKHRNIDRSVVAHFAREKLLYEDADYHNAVFVGTDEDGVPRHAHKRSANSFGKAFRLNVEGCDPRHSFHHIGTDGSLYVFEAPIDMLSYITLHPEGWQSHSYVACCGTSIQPVLKLLERQPQINTVLLCLDNDEAGHLASRRMKEQLAERYTVERLIPAHKDWNDDLTAEEPSYAQVMQ, via the coding sequence ATGTCGACTTACATTCATTTCACGGAAAAACAGAAGCAGCGAGCCGCCTCCGTTGATCTGGAGGAGTTCCTCCGCTGCCGGGGCGAAAAGCTCCTTGCCTCCGGCAGAGAGAAACGGCTGGCCCGTGACCATAGTGTCACCATCCGCGGCAACGAGTGGTACGATCATGCCGAGGAGCGGGGCGGCCACGCCGTCAGCTTCGTGCAGCGGTTTTATCACCTCAGCTATCCGGAGGCGGTGACCATGCTTCTGGGAGGCGAGCTGGGAACGGTTTATCCCTCTGCCGAAGAACGGGTAGATGAGCCGCCGAAGCCCTTTGTCCTTCCGCCGGCCAATTCCAATATGCGCCGGGTCTATGCCTATCTGGTCAAGCACCGGAATATCGACCGGAGCGTTGTGGCGCACTTTGCAAGAGAGAAGCTGCTGTATGAAGACGCCGATTACCACAATGCGGTTTTCGTGGGTACGGATGAAGACGGCGTCCCCCGCCATGCCCACAAGCGCAGCGCCAACAGCTTCGGCAAAGCCTTCCGGCTCAATGTGGAGGGCTGCGATCCCCGCCACAGCTTCCACCACATCGGCACAGATGGGAGCCTCTATGTGTTCGAAGCTCCCATCGATATGCTCTCCTACATCACGCTCCATCCGGAGGGCTGGCAGAGCCACAGCTATGTGGCCTGCTGCGGCACCTCCATTCAGCCGGTGCTGAAGCTGCTGGAGCGGCAGCCGCAAATCAATACGGTCCTGCTCTGCCTCGACAATGACGAGGCTGGCCATCTGGCCAGCCGGCGCATGAAGGAACAGCTGGCAGAGAGGTACACGGTGGAAAGGCTCATTCCCGCACACAAGGATTGGAATGATGATCTGACCGCTGAGGAACCGTCCTACGCACAAGTCATGCAGTAA
- the mobP3 gene encoding MobP3 family relaxase, whose product MAKLVQKSGYIKSEKAGGYMKYIATREGVEKLTGNGPVTKGQRELIQKILHDFPDAVELFEYEDYRKTPTLGTASAFITMALDANLHEINSESGYLSYIATRPRVERRGAHGLFSSAAAVDLDAAMSELEAHDGNVWTIIYSLRREDAARLGYDNADAWRGLLMMHAQDLAKAIKIPADHFRWYAAFHNEGHHPHIHMMVWSDDPKEGFLTREGIATMRSKLTNTIFRDEMIQIYERKDVAYKELIEVAQDTMRELIQKMEHQLCDNPVIEKQMRQLVQALETTTGKKQYGYLKKPLKALVDTIVDELARQPEVAKCYETWNQIRDELNECYGSRTPREHLPLSQQKEFRRIKNDIIREAENIRLGLPTFEDEKMQDEPEPEAAHEGQRSSSVYEQARRYRAAKTVLKDVYALDEEHAEAVRVLEQLWVEGYTVAAHQLGKFYRDDLSTMRDHEKAERWFRLSAEAGNDFSAYALGKLLLSQKRTDEAVRWLDKAAGHGNPFAQYRLGKLCLTGESVKKDVRKALEYLTAAARQGNPFAQYTLGKLYLLGRDVEQDREQARDWFTRSAAQGNAYAQFFLDRFDQFRDPSVMLAATKLLHHMSRIFRDNSMPPRNPAGIRIDSKRRKRLTEKRMAMGHKADDHEEQVSYQQTM is encoded by the coding sequence ATGGCAAAGCTCGTACAGAAAAGCGGCTACATCAAATCCGAAAAGGCCGGCGGGTACATGAAATACATTGCCACCCGCGAAGGTGTGGAGAAGCTGACCGGCAACGGTCCCGTCACCAAAGGACAGCGGGAACTGATCCAAAAGATCCTGCATGATTTCCCTGATGCCGTGGAGCTGTTCGAGTATGAGGATTACCGTAAGACGCCTACCCTTGGTACCGCATCAGCCTTCATCACCATGGCGCTGGATGCAAACCTCCACGAAATAAATTCTGAGAGCGGATACCTGTCCTACATTGCCACCCGCCCCCGTGTGGAGCGCCGCGGGGCCCATGGCCTGTTCAGCTCCGCCGCCGCAGTAGACCTCGACGCAGCCATGTCCGAGCTGGAAGCCCATGACGGAAATGTGTGGACCATCATCTACTCCCTGCGCCGTGAGGATGCTGCCCGGCTGGGGTACGACAATGCGGACGCATGGCGCGGCCTGCTCATGATGCACGCACAGGATCTGGCCAAGGCCATAAAGATACCGGCTGATCACTTCCGCTGGTATGCGGCCTTCCACAATGAGGGGCATCACCCCCACATCCACATGATGGTCTGGTCAGACGATCCGAAGGAGGGCTTCCTGACCAGGGAAGGCATTGCGACCATGCGCTCCAAGCTGACCAACACCATCTTCCGGGATGAGATGATCCAGATCTACGAGCGGAAGGATGTTGCCTATAAAGAGCTGATCGAAGTGGCGCAGGATACCATGCGGGAGCTGATTCAGAAGATGGAGCATCAGCTCTGCGACAACCCTGTCATCGAGAAGCAGATGCGCCAGCTGGTGCAGGCGCTGGAAACCACCACCGGGAAAAAGCAGTATGGCTATCTGAAGAAACCGCTCAAAGCATTGGTGGACACCATCGTGGACGAGCTGGCCCGGCAGCCGGAAGTAGCAAAGTGCTATGAAACCTGGAATCAGATCCGGGATGAGCTGAACGAGTGCTATGGCAGCCGTACACCGCGGGAGCATCTCCCGCTCTCTCAGCAGAAAGAGTTCCGCCGGATTAAAAACGATATCATCCGGGAGGCCGAGAACATCCGCCTCGGCCTCCCGACTTTTGAAGATGAGAAGATGCAAGATGAGCCGGAGCCGGAGGCGGCACATGAGGGGCAGCGATCCAGCAGCGTATATGAACAGGCTCGACGCTATCGTGCCGCCAAAACGGTTCTGAAGGATGTCTATGCGCTGGATGAGGAACACGCCGAAGCCGTCCGGGTGCTGGAACAGCTCTGGGTGGAAGGATACACGGTGGCGGCGCATCAACTGGGAAAGTTCTACCGGGATGATCTCTCCACCATGCGGGATCATGAAAAAGCGGAGCGTTGGTTTCGCTTATCCGCAGAGGCCGGAAATGACTTTTCGGCATATGCACTCGGGAAGCTCCTGCTCTCTCAAAAGCGCACCGATGAGGCGGTGCGCTGGCTGGACAAGGCCGCCGGGCATGGGAATCCGTTTGCCCAATACCGCCTTGGGAAGCTCTGTCTCACCGGTGAGTCCGTAAAGAAGGATGTGAGAAAAGCTCTGGAGTACCTGACTGCCGCCGCCAGACAAGGAAACCCGTTTGCTCAGTACACACTGGGCAAGCTGTATCTCCTGGGCCGGGATGTGGAACAGGATCGGGAGCAGGCCAGGGATTGGTTCACCCGCTCCGCTGCCCAGGGCAATGCGTATGCTCAATTCTTCCTTGACCGCTTTGACCAGTTCCGAGATCCGTCCGTCATGCTGGCGGCAACCAAGCTGCTCCATCACATGAGCCGGATCTTCCGGGACAATTCCATGCCGCCTCGCAATCCGGCAGGGATTCGCATTGATTCCAAACGGCGCAAGCGGCTGACGGAAAAGCGGATGGCCATGGGCCACAAGGCGGATGATCATGAGGAGCAGGTATCCTATCAGCAGACCATGTAA
- a CDS encoding DUF6103 family protein, whose product MKQVNLTITFDEEKLSALKRYMGKKELDLDREMTDALVKLYEKYVPAPVREYIDESDVSAAAPSKPRRSPRAVAPKPDQEPEVIQ is encoded by the coding sequence ATGAAGCAAGTGAACCTGACCATCACCTTCGACGAGGAGAAGCTCTCTGCGCTCAAACGCTATATGGGCAAGAAGGAGCTTGACCTGGACCGTGAGATGACGGATGCGCTGGTGAAGCTCTATGAAAAATATGTGCCCGCCCCCGTGCGGGAGTATATCGATGAGAGCGATGTAAGCGCCGCCGCTCCGAGCAAGCCCCGGCGCAGCCCGAGAGCCGTCGCACCGAAGCCTGACCAGGAACCGGAGGTGATCCAGTGA